In Gossypium arboreum isolate Shixiya-1 chromosome 6, ASM2569848v2, whole genome shotgun sequence, the following are encoded in one genomic region:
- the LOC108482162 gene encoding uncharacterized protein LOC108482162 produces MKGRCSKQEAKEGMEIDRIRNSHKDETPQLSGAYIRSLVKQLTTSRSAKDPDCVNGQILSKFGEGFSATPQTQSQVEPNPPPKQLKKQVRRRFHTRRPYQQRMLNMAEARREIVTALKFHRAAMKQANEQQQEEQSSRSLQPSPSFPQPFEQEPKTNNLSTYNLDYFSHSYSWPPSSPSPFTSTAHTLNLPDQTLGLNLNFHDFNIDSNLYHNSNNPSIYSSSSSSSSPTLSVATEDVPSVAVSHEVGPGTMANSTASYGGGGLHQAMDDEGMAEMRSLGEQHQMEWNDTVNLVTSAWWFKFLKSMEDGNEVKGEDDGYHQPFDQVMELPAWLNANDCGLQHHHFNNLFPDSYFQDSDSALPCMNIGEIEGIDGDWHWLA; encoded by the exons ATGAAGGGTCGATGTTCCAAGCAAGAAGCAAAAGAAGGAATGGAAATTGATAGAATTAGAAACAGTCACAAAGATGAGACTCCTCAGCTCTCTGGTGCTTACATTCGTAGCCTGGTTAAACAACTCACCACTTCCAGAAGTGCCAAAGACCCTGATTGCGTTAATGGCCAAATTTTGAGCAAATTTGGTGAGGGTTTTAGTGCTACACCACAGACACAGAGCCAGGTGGAACCAAACCCACCACCTAAACAACTAAAGAAACAGGTTCGGAGGAGATTTCATACCCGCAGGCCTTACCAACAAAGGATGCTTAACATGGCTGAAGCTAGGAGAGAAATTGTCACTGCACTCAAGTTCCACAGAGCTGCCATGAAACAAGCCAATGAACAGCAACAAGAAGAGCAATCATCACGGTCGCTTCAGCCTTCTCCTTCATTCCCACAACCTTTTGAGCAAGAACCAAAAACAAACAACTTGTCTACCTATAATTTAGACTATTTTTCCCATTCCTATAGTTGGCCTCCTTCTTCTCCAAGTCCTTTTACATCCACTGCACACACTTTGAACCTACCAGACCAAACCCTAGGTCTAAACCTTAACTTTCACGATTTCAACATAGACTCCAACCTTTACCATAACAGTAATAACCCATCAATCTACTCATCTTCATCATCCTCATCTTCCCCAACTCTATCAGTTGCAACTGAAGATGTGCCTTCAGTTGCAGTGTCACATGAAGTGGGGCCTGGGACTATGGCCAATTCAACAGCATCCTACGGTGGGGGAGGCCTGCATCAAGCTATGGACGATGAGGGAATGGCGGAGATGAGATCATTAGGAGAGCAGCATCAAATGGAGTGGAACGACACTGTGAATTTGGTAACATCAGCATGGTGGTTCAAGTTCTTGAAGAGTATGGAAGATGGGAATGAAGTGAAAGGTGAGGATGATGGGTACCACCAACCATTTGATCAAGTCATGGAACTCCCTGCCTGGTTGAATGCAAATGACTGTGGCTTGCAGCACCACCATTTCAATAATCTTTTCCCAGATTCTTACTTCCAGGATTCTGATTCTGCCTTACCTTG CATGAATATTGGAGAAATTGAAGGAATTGATGGGGATTGGCATTGGCTGGCTTAA